A section of the Paenibacillus yonginensis genome encodes:
- a CDS encoding NAD(P)/FAD-dependent oxidoreductase — MDKFDVIVIGGGPSGLMASIGAAQQGASVVLLDKGDKLGRKLGISGGGRCNVTNAKDTDELIRFIPGNGRFLYSSLNRFGSHEIIDFFQDLGIRLKEEDNGRMFPVSDKAKTVVDALIGKAAGLGVQMRVHSPVKKLLFGPEGVQGVQLESGGELQAGAVIVATGGRSVPHTGSTGDGYPWAEAAGHTITELYPTEVPITSDEPFIRHKELQGLSLRDVELAVMDPKGKKVIAHRGDMIFTHFGLSGPIALRCSQFIRQVRKKFKIPEVTLAIDLFPDRSAEDAGIWLRRMAQEEPKKALKNVFKGTVPERLLPLLFQRAGLSPDTTFEHLPKEPWQAFIKEVKSFRIQANGTRPFAEAFVTGGGVHLKEVDPSTMQSKLMPGLYFCGEILDVHGYTGGYNITAAFSTGHTAGSHAAESVLQNR; from the coding sequence ATGGATAAATTCGATGTTATTGTTATAGGAGGAGGCCCCTCGGGCCTTATGGCCTCTATTGGCGCCGCTCAGCAGGGCGCATCCGTCGTCCTGCTCGATAAGGGAGACAAGCTGGGCAGGAAGCTGGGCATTTCGGGCGGCGGACGCTGCAACGTAACGAATGCCAAAGATACGGACGAGCTGATTCGTTTTATTCCAGGCAATGGACGTTTTTTATATAGTTCACTTAACCGTTTTGGAAGCCATGAAATCATTGATTTTTTTCAGGATTTGGGCATCCGGCTGAAAGAGGAGGATAACGGGAGAATGTTCCCGGTGTCGGACAAAGCCAAGACGGTCGTTGACGCTTTGATTGGCAAGGCCGCCGGACTTGGCGTCCAGATGCGGGTTCATTCCCCGGTCAAAAAACTCCTCTTCGGCCCGGAAGGCGTTCAGGGCGTTCAGCTGGAAAGCGGAGGAGAACTCCAGGCCGGTGCAGTGATCGTGGCTACCGGCGGGCGTTCCGTCCCCCACACCGGCTCCACGGGAGACGGATATCCATGGGCGGAAGCTGCCGGCCATACCATTACAGAGCTATATCCGACTGAAGTTCCAATCACCTCGGACGAGCCCTTTATCCGGCACAAGGAGCTTCAGGGCCTCTCGCTTCGGGATGTTGAGCTTGCCGTCATGGACCCGAAAGGCAAAAAGGTGATCGCGCACCGCGGAGATATGATATTTACCCATTTCGGCTTATCCGGGCCGATCGCCCTGCGCTGCAGCCAGTTCATCCGTCAGGTGCGGAAGAAATTCAAAATTCCCGAGGTTACGCTGGCTATCGACCTGTTCCCGGACAGATCAGCTGAGGATGCCGGAATTTGGCTGCGCCGCATGGCTCAAGAGGAACCGAAAAAGGCATTAAAAAATGTATTTAAAGGCACAGTGCCCGAACGCCTGCTGCCTCTCCTCTTCCAGAGGGCCGGGCTTTCGCCGGACACCACCTTCGAGCATCTTCCGAAGGAGCCCTGGCAGGCCTTTATTAAGGAAGTGAAATCGTTCCGGATTCAGGCGAATGGCACCCGCCCTTTCGCAGAAGCTTTCGTAACCGGGGGAGGGGTCCATTTAAAGGAAGTCGATCCGTCCACCATGCAGTCGAAGTTGATGCCCGGACTTTATTTCTGCGGTGAAATTCTGGATGTTCACGGCTATACCGGCGGGTACAATATAACCGCTGCATTCTCCACCGGCCATACGGCCGGGTCGCACGCAGCGGAGAGCGTTCTGCAGAACCGGTAA
- a CDS encoding two-component system sensor histidine kinase NtrB — MSAVHEMLFLFLLALTPAILFPLMYERADLLFRQEQDLRRRMSYHVVLAVTCAISMIFSSIFSTKLYGVIPLAYGMVPLFAAMLYEKTIYSLLLAALQMLLYFISENFWTLSDVLLNTGLLIFPLVLLSKKRFLDLSRKGKSGILSLFLLVGSMLSTASPFFLHKESLDDHFSLIFLAYSNTFLMILAGLILVHIIEETLDKRKFQFQLEALSRKYYREEEKMQQMMDATPLSVVLVDRQGSITMLNKTFMKLYRQIQPDAVREDVLGRPLIPVLSSLQIHIEQLEPDLSPFFQQRSIVSELIQNQETMLFTSISPIIKGHSDEVIGAVVVVQDITELETLRLELNNVDRLSLVGQMAAGITHEIRNPIAVVRGFLQLMREKSPDSLDHYYRIVLEELDRANSIINDFLSLAQNRPVRKEATSLEDIIQELTPLLWADANLRGQSIEVKLGEHIPKLELNPKEIKQLILNLCRNGMEAMEDKGLLTLETRKVPTGVELLVSDTGPGIPPNKRDNLFQPFFTTKAKGTGLGLALCKSIVERHNGKVSVDSEVGVGTTFSILFPDPPQAG, encoded by the coding sequence TTGAGCGCAGTCCACGAAATGCTGTTTCTGTTTCTGCTTGCTCTTACACCGGCGATTCTATTTCCGCTGATGTATGAGAGAGCGGATCTCCTATTCCGGCAGGAACAGGATTTGAGAAGAAGAATGAGCTATCATGTTGTGCTGGCGGTAACCTGTGCTATAAGTATGATTTTCTCCTCCATATTTTCAACAAAACTGTATGGCGTAATTCCACTGGCCTATGGGATGGTACCGTTGTTTGCGGCCATGCTTTATGAGAAGACGATTTATTCGCTGCTGCTGGCTGCATTGCAGATGCTTTTGTATTTCATTAGCGAGAATTTCTGGACCTTGTCAGATGTCCTATTAAATACGGGATTGTTGATCTTTCCATTGGTGCTGCTGTCAAAAAAGAGGTTTCTGGATTTGTCCCGAAAAGGCAAATCAGGTATTTTGTCTTTATTTCTGCTGGTAGGCTCAATGCTTTCAACAGCATCCCCGTTTTTTCTACATAAAGAGAGCTTGGATGACCATTTTTCTCTCATCTTTTTAGCTTATTCGAATACTTTTCTTATGATTTTGGCCGGCTTAATCCTGGTTCATATCATTGAAGAAACGCTGGACAAACGCAAGTTTCAATTTCAGCTCGAAGCTTTGTCGCGGAAATATTACCGTGAAGAGGAAAAAATGCAGCAGATGATGGATGCGACACCGCTGTCCGTAGTCCTGGTTGACCGGCAGGGCAGCATCACGATGCTGAATAAAACCTTTATGAAGCTGTATAGGCAGATTCAGCCGGATGCCGTCCGGGAAGATGTGCTGGGGCGGCCTTTGATTCCGGTTTTGTCTTCCCTGCAAATTCATATCGAGCAGCTTGAGCCGGACCTATCGCCTTTCTTCCAGCAGCGATCAATTGTCAGCGAACTGATCCAGAATCAGGAGACGATGTTGTTTACCAGTATTTCCCCAATCATTAAAGGGCATTCTGATGAAGTGATCGGGGCTGTAGTAGTGGTGCAGGACATTACCGAGCTGGAGACGCTGCGCCTGGAGCTTAACAATGTAGACCGTCTGAGCCTGGTTGGACAAATGGCGGCGGGAATTACCCATGAGATCCGGAATCCGATTGCGGTTGTGCGGGGTTTTCTGCAGCTAATGCGGGAGAAAAGCCCGGATTCCCTGGATCATTATTACCGTATCGTCCTGGAGGAGCTGGACCGGGCGAACAGTATCATTAATGACTTTCTGTCGCTGGCTCAGAACCGCCCGGTCCGAAAGGAAGCGACTTCGCTTGAGGATATCATACAGGAGCTGACTCCGCTGCTGTGGGCAGATGCGAACCTGCGCGGTCAAAGCATCGAAGTCAAGCTGGGCGAGCATATCCCCAAGCTTGAGCTGAACCCGAAGGAAATCAAGCAGCTTATTCTGAACCTCTGCCGCAACGGCATGGAGGCGATGGAGGACAAAGGGCTGCTTACGCTCGAAACGAGAAAGGTGCCTACAGGAGTGGAGCTGCTGGTTAGCGATACGGGGCCGGGAATTCCGCCTAACAAACGGGATAACCTGTTTCAGCCTTTCTTCACAACGAAAGCCAAAGGCACGGGACTGGGGCTGGCTTTGTGCAAAAGCATCGTTGAGCGCCATAACGGGAAAGTCAGCGTGGATTCCGAGGTAGGGGTTGGCACGACATTTTCGATTCTGTTCCCCGATCCGCCGCAGGCGGGATGA
- a CDS encoding BrxA/BrxB family bacilliredoxin — MAMSFDQYMRDMVQPMRDELTRAGIEELRTPEEVEEKLSSMEGTALVVVNSVCGCAAGQARPGVVQALEHGVKPDHLYTVFAGQDKEATAKAREYFAPYPPSSPSIALMKDGELVHFIERHQIEDHSALEIATDLVEAFERFCL; from the coding sequence ATGGCGATGTCTTTTGATCAATATATGAGAGATATGGTTCAACCGATGAGAGACGAGTTGACCCGTGCAGGTATTGAAGAGCTGCGTACCCCTGAAGAGGTGGAAGAGAAGCTGTCTTCGATGGAAGGAACCGCTTTGGTTGTTGTAAATTCTGTGTGCGGATGCGCGGCGGGCCAGGCTCGTCCGGGTGTTGTCCAGGCGCTGGAGCATGGCGTTAAACCGGATCATTTGTACACGGTATTTGCAGGACAGGATAAGGAAGCGACAGCGAAAGCTCGTGAATATTTTGCGCCGTACCCACCCTCTTCCCCATCCATTGCTTTGATGAAGGACGGAGAACTGGTACATTTTATTGAACGCCATCAGATCGAGGATCATTCCGCGCTTGAAATCGCGACTGATCTGGTCGAGGCCTTTGAACGTTTCTGCCTTTAA
- the nadE gene encoding ammonia-dependent NAD(+) synthetase, with the protein MSLQQEIITKLGVKPSIDPAAEVRKRVDFLKDYVTRSHTKGLLIAISGGIDSAVAAALCKQATDELTAENGEEFITLGVFQPYGEQEDIEHSYSVAKKFDLKHVVETNIQEAVDEVALEVEHGLKKLGQSRHMTPQGKGNVKARMRMVAQYALAFELQLLVVGTDHASEALTGFYTKWGDGAVDITPLSTLNKRQVRQIAAYVGVPQEILDKAPTAGLWEGQTDEGELGVSYEANSDYLEGKDIDPKAKDILEKLYTRTEHKRNVIPGI; encoded by the coding sequence ATGAGTTTGCAGCAGGAGATCATCACCAAGCTTGGCGTGAAGCCAAGCATTGATCCGGCAGCTGAAGTACGCAAACGTGTTGACTTTCTGAAGGACTATGTAACCCGTTCCCATACGAAAGGATTGCTGATCGCGATCAGCGGCGGTATTGATAGCGCCGTGGCTGCAGCGCTTTGCAAGCAGGCTACGGACGAGCTGACAGCCGAGAACGGGGAAGAGTTCATCACTTTGGGTGTGTTCCAGCCGTACGGCGAGCAGGAGGACATTGAGCACAGTTATTCGGTGGCCAAGAAATTCGACCTGAAGCATGTCGTAGAGACAAACATTCAGGAGGCGGTAGATGAAGTGGCGCTTGAAGTGGAGCATGGGCTTAAGAAGCTCGGCCAATCCCGCCATATGACACCTCAGGGCAAAGGGAACGTCAAGGCGCGTATGCGTATGGTAGCCCAATACGCTTTGGCTTTTGAACTTCAATTGCTTGTGGTAGGTACAGACCATGCCTCCGAAGCGCTGACAGGCTTCTATACCAAATGGGGCGACGGGGCGGTTGATATTACGCCGCTGAGCACGCTTAACAAACGCCAAGTCCGCCAGATTGCCGCTTATGTTGGCGTACCGCAGGAGATTCTGGATAAAGCGCCTACAGCCGGACTTTGGGAAGGCCAGACGGATGAAGGCGAGCTTGGCGTGAGCTATGAAGCGAACAGCGATTATCTCGAAGGCAAGGACATCGATCCGAAAGCCAAAGACATCCTGGAGAAACTCTACACAAGAACTGAGCATAAAAGGAACGTTATTCCGGGGATTTAA
- a CDS encoding AraC family transcriptional regulator: MNNKAIIQRVIDYIEEHLSEELTLAELAELAHYSEYHFHRMFQFLTGTTVMSYIRQRRLNRAAALIDQTQRKVLDIALECGFRSPETFSRNFRKAFGIQPSEQRRKGMPLPLTAGLQLLTGSTTGQHFEDWGDWKMEFKQVTLPATRIIGYRIETTIDNGQNNKDIPAFWQHYLANRLWENIPGKLDNVELGVCTESTSEGKFGYVIGYRVAPDTAVPEGLGLVEYHIPEQEYAVFTTPKAGPDEFVDAIQNTWNYVFAEWFPGSGFEHAMAPEIEWYDERCMTEGDKEMDIYVPIKPSAKGAAAPASHSRP, translated from the coding sequence ATGAACAACAAAGCGATCATTCAGCGTGTTATCGACTATATTGAAGAGCATCTTTCGGAAGAGCTGACGCTGGCCGAGCTTGCGGAGCTGGCCCATTATTCGGAATATCATTTCCACCGGATGTTCCAGTTCCTTACGGGGACCACTGTAATGAGCTATATCCGTCAAAGGCGGCTAAACCGGGCAGCCGCACTGATCGATCAGACGCAGCGCAAAGTGCTGGACATTGCTTTGGAATGCGGCTTTCGCAGCCCGGAGACCTTCTCGCGAAACTTCCGCAAAGCCTTCGGCATTCAGCCCTCCGAGCAGCGGAGAAAAGGCATGCCGCTTCCACTGACTGCCGGGCTGCAACTACTCACAGGTTCCACAACCGGTCAACACTTTGAGGATTGGGGAGATTGGAAAATGGAATTCAAGCAAGTAACCTTGCCTGCCACACGAATCATCGGCTACCGCATTGAAACCACAATTGACAATGGACAGAACAACAAGGATATCCCTGCCTTCTGGCAGCATTATCTGGCCAACAGGCTTTGGGAGAACATCCCGGGCAAGCTGGACAACGTTGAGCTCGGCGTTTGTACGGAAAGCACATCGGAAGGGAAATTCGGTTACGTCATCGGCTACCGGGTTGCGCCTGATACAGCAGTGCCTGAAGGTCTAGGGCTGGTTGAATACCATATTCCCGAACAGGAATATGCCGTATTCACAACTCCAAAAGCCGGTCCGGACGAATTTGTAGACGCTATTCAGAACACCTGGAATTATGTATTTGCCGAATGGTTTCCAGGATCAGGCTTCGAGCACGCCATGGCTCCGGAGATCGAATGGTACGACGAACGCTGTATGACCGAAGGCGATAAAGAAATGGACATTTACGTGCCGATCAAACCTTCTGCCAAAGGCGCTGCAGCACCTGCATCCCACTCCCGGCCCTAG
- the acpS gene encoding holo-ACP synthase codes for MIYGIGHDVVEIERMNRILKGSSGGRFLQRILTAAERELPGAASRKAEFAAGRFAAKEAVSKAFGCGIGAKLAFDDIEILPDEAGKPRVTLNPKAWDRLGWTGKARPEIHISITHERSLASAFCVLERAEGGLPEDRLG; via the coding sequence TTGATATATGGAATCGGCCATGATGTGGTGGAGATAGAACGAATGAACCGGATTTTGAAAGGAAGCTCGGGAGGCAGATTCCTGCAGCGGATTTTGACGGCTGCTGAACGAGAGCTGCCGGGAGCAGCCTCACGAAAAGCCGAGTTTGCGGCCGGCAGATTTGCGGCTAAGGAGGCGGTTTCGAAAGCCTTTGGATGCGGAATCGGCGCCAAGCTGGCTTTTGACGATATTGAAATTTTGCCGGATGAGGCTGGCAAGCCCAGAGTGACCTTAAACCCGAAAGCCTGGGACAGACTGGGCTGGACGGGGAAAGCCCGTCCGGAGATCCATATCAGCATTACGCATGAGCGCAGCTTGGCTTCGGCTTTTTGCGTGCTGGAACGGGCAGAAGGCGGCCTGCCGGAAGACCGTTTGGGATAA
- the mutY gene encoding A/G-specific adenine glycosylase translates to MEQYFSEHLLEWYETAKRDLPWRRHRDPYYIWISEIMLQQTRVDTVIPYFHRFIERFPTITDLALAPEEDVLKCWEGLGYYSRARNLQAAAQQVVELHGGQVPSDKAAVSALKGVGPYTAGAILSIAFGQPEPAVDGNVMRVLSRYFLLEDDIMKPATRVRMETLAARLIPEGRAADFNQALMELGALVCTPKSPSCRACPVMEHCQGRLAGVETQLPVKTKAKKPRPEFRLTALVEGTGAEEGRVLVRQRAATGLLARMWELPHVPAVEDQPGEGGGLPDGPAMDRLAAALAAEGTPARPLGPYMEAEHTFSHIHWNLRVFRFQQAEACDASTGLMAAEASAAYEAAGGDNAGGSAERAGAGAAGTAPQPVTRWITREDMAELAFPNVFLRILNQYFDEKEEGEL, encoded by the coding sequence ATGGAGCAATATTTTAGTGAACATTTATTGGAATGGTATGAAACGGCTAAACGTGATTTGCCTTGGCGCAGGCACCGGGACCCTTATTATATTTGGATTTCGGAGATTATGCTGCAGCAGACGCGGGTGGATACGGTAATTCCGTATTTCCACCGGTTTATTGAACGTTTCCCTACGATTACCGATCTGGCTCTGGCGCCGGAAGAAGATGTGCTGAAGTGCTGGGAGGGGCTGGGTTATTATTCCCGGGCCCGCAATCTGCAGGCCGCCGCACAGCAGGTCGTGGAGCTGCACGGAGGACAGGTCCCGAGCGACAAAGCAGCCGTGTCGGCTTTAAAAGGAGTAGGGCCCTATACGGCCGGAGCGATCCTGAGCATTGCCTTCGGCCAGCCTGAGCCGGCGGTGGACGGCAACGTCATGCGGGTGTTGTCCCGGTATTTCCTTCTGGAAGATGATATTATGAAGCCGGCAACGCGGGTCCGCATGGAGACGCTGGCCGCGCGGCTGATCCCGGAGGGCAGGGCAGCGGACTTTAACCAGGCGCTGATGGAGCTTGGCGCTTTGGTCTGCACGCCGAAATCGCCAAGCTGCCGGGCCTGTCCGGTCATGGAGCACTGCCAGGGCCGGCTTGCCGGCGTGGAGACCCAGCTGCCGGTCAAGACCAAAGCCAAGAAACCGCGTCCCGAGTTCCGGCTGACGGCTTTGGTTGAAGGCACCGGCGCTGAAGAGGGCCGCGTGCTGGTTCGTCAGCGCGCGGCGACGGGGCTGCTCGCACGCATGTGGGAGCTGCCCCATGTCCCGGCTGTCGAGGACCAGCCGGGGGAAGGCGGCGGCCTGCCGGATGGTCCGGCTATGGACCGGCTGGCCGCCGCCCTTGCGGCCGAAGGGACACCGGCCCGGCCGCTCGGCCCTTACATGGAAGCGGAGCATACCTTCAGCCATATCCACTGGAACCTGAGGGTGTTCAGGTTCCAGCAGGCTGAGGCGTGTGACGCTTCCACGGGGCTTATGGCCGCGGAGGCCAGCGCGGCCTATGAAGCCGCCGGCGGGGACAACGCCGGCGGCAGTGCTGAGCGGGCTGGAGCTGGCGCAGCGGGGACGGCCCCGCAGCCGGTTACGCGCTGGATTACGCGCGAGGACATGGCGGAGCTGGCTTTTCCCAACGTCTTCCTGCGGATCTTGAACCAATACTTCGACGAGAAGGAAGAGGGCGAGCTGTAA
- a CDS encoding S-layer homology domain-containing protein: MKKTILTALMIGVLAAGSLGSYGTASAAGSTGFKDVPGSHWAASAIQTAVAAGYFKGYADGTFKPGAPVSKAEMAAILGRLSGQPVDASVSSRFTDLPAWAEEGVKAAVQKGFINPAAYSSGKLNANASLSRGELAVWLTNGLAKVNADYGTALKDVTNTVVPAKEYFTGKLPAALKNAVAVAMGTGLMSVGEDKQFGVDRTTTRAEVAVLLARYEAAAHKQPADFQGLRELREVGLTGTNLKVIAPRYVKVPEEKFYEGYDYSKVTDDFSKIRDKELVTVTGYATVKVKNWIIVNPYVRGDKRSIYYPVFVDEGSTLLHGAYYSFAEFDLTSKGSSLSQVQAGSLLNSVSFEASTSPKSKAFKEYSLPHTNDITKARGIFTVNNPHYWGDGLLHFDPSLTTYVKLSSKDGYDFWVRAKK, encoded by the coding sequence ATGAAAAAGACAATATTAACCGCATTAATGATCGGAGTATTGGCCGCCGGGAGTTTGGGGAGCTATGGCACAGCCTCGGCAGCAGGCAGCACGGGCTTTAAGGATGTGCCCGGCAGCCATTGGGCAGCCTCGGCCATTCAGACGGCTGTAGCCGCAGGTTATTTTAAAGGTTATGCCGACGGGACCTTCAAGCCGGGAGCGCCGGTAAGCAAAGCGGAGATGGCGGCTATTTTGGGCCGGTTAAGCGGCCAGCCTGTAGATGCCTCGGTCAGCAGTCGGTTCACGGATCTCCCGGCATGGGCTGAAGAGGGCGTGAAAGCAGCTGTACAGAAGGGTTTCATTAACCCGGCTGCCTACAGCAGCGGGAAGCTGAATGCCAATGCCTCGTTGTCCCGCGGGGAACTGGCGGTTTGGTTAACGAACGGACTGGCGAAGGTCAATGCCGATTACGGGACTGCGCTGAAGGACGTGACCAACACCGTTGTGCCGGCCAAAGAATATTTTACCGGCAAGCTGCCTGCTGCCTTGAAAAATGCCGTAGCTGTGGCAATGGGCACGGGACTGATGAGCGTCGGGGAGGACAAGCAGTTTGGGGTTGATCGGACAACCACACGAGCCGAAGTGGCCGTGCTGCTTGCCCGCTACGAAGCAGCTGCCCACAAGCAGCCAGCCGACTTCCAGGGCTTGCGGGAGCTGAGAGAAGTGGGACTGACAGGGACGAATTTGAAGGTGATTGCTCCGAGGTATGTGAAGGTTCCTGAGGAAAAATTTTATGAGGGGTATGATTATAGCAAGGTAACGGATGACTTTTCAAAGATTCGGGACAAAGAATTGGTTACAGTAACCGGTTACGCAACGGTCAAAGTTAAAAACTGGATCATTGTAAATCCCTATGTGAGAGGCGATAAACGTAGCATTTACTATCCTGTATTCGTCGATGAAGGAAGCACACTTCTTCATGGTGCATACTACTCATTTGCCGAATTCGATTTAACAAGTAAAGGTTCTAGCCTTTCGCAGGTACAAGCAGGCAGTCTACTTAATTCAGTAAGTTTCGAAGCTTCTACTTCACCCAAATCTAAAGCATTTAAAGAATACTCCTTACCTCACACTAACGATATTACTAAAGCTAGAGGAATCTTTACTGTAAACAATCCTCATTATTGGGGAGATGGGCTCTTGCATTTTGATCCATCGCTCACTACATATGTAAAACTTAGTAGTAAAGACGGTTATGATTTTTGGGTAAGGGCAAAAAAATGA